A section of the Brevinematales bacterium genome encodes:
- a CDS encoding DUF4956 domain-containing protein, translating into MDLKKFFDSLSPIAMGNPIGLEVIFWRMIAALGFALIIGGVSYIAYSGREFEKSNLHAQILVTLVSAMVINVIGDNFARAIGLFGAMSFIRFRTTLRDTKDTAIFFFSVAVGMSTGLGFFELSIIAMLIILPLLFALKYIPLFKMEITEIELNCADNAAMDSVREYLKTLREKLTLVEVKVGKLQLVFHYSYPAEKAYALAEKIKAANAETVTNFNVKKVQ; encoded by the coding sequence ATGGATTTGAAGAAATTTTTCGACAGTCTTTCTCCTATTGCGATGGGCAACCCGATCGGGCTGGAGGTGATATTTTGGAGGATGATAGCCGCGCTGGGATTCGCGTTGATAATCGGGGGCGTGTCTTATATCGCGTACAGCGGGCGCGAGTTCGAGAAATCGAACCTGCACGCGCAGATACTTGTAACTCTTGTTTCGGCAATGGTTATCAATGTGATCGGGGATAACTTCGCGCGAGCTATCGGGCTTTTCGGCGCGATGAGTTTCATCCGTTTCCGCACCACACTGCGGGACACCAAAGATACCGCGATCTTCTTTTTCTCGGTCGCTGTCGGTATGTCGACCGGCCTCGGTTTCTTCGAGCTCTCCATCATCGCGATGCTGATTATCCTTCCCCTGCTGTTCGCCCTGAAATATATCCCGTTATTCAAAATGGAGATTACCGAGATCGAATTGAACTGCGCGGATAACGCGGCGATGGACTCCGTCCGGGAATACCTGAAGACCCTCAGGGAGAAGCTGACGCTGGTCGAAGTCAAGGTCGGAAAGCTCCAGTTGGTCTTCCACTACTCGTATCCGGCGGAAAAAGCGTACGCATTGGCTGAAAAGATCAAAGCCGCCAATGCCGAAACAGTGACGAATTTTAACGTCAAAAAGGTGCAGTAG
- a CDS encoding PorV/PorQ family protein — MKKTAIITLFIAVFAGNLRAEYGMSSIPVFMIENYVARSLGMADCGLTVKGDVNFITVNPASMARVKLVSFGASRMTWLFGSAYNAFNFALPIPSKYNSAGVIGLTAALFTIDGFDATVNGISQGIMNSGDFMAGVTYANNLFAPFDNILADQQHLDMGVTVKFAQAQLADYTAYSLAFDVGVTYSLKVKNFTDFLDVRQFKGETNLTDTLTFSAGLKNLALSLKGFTDNGQVQSPWYFGFGAAYVVFDNDRHVGTAMMEVRKPSDNIWMLAAGAEYSYKNTIFVRGGYKIVGKDYEGFSFGLGLNFEVTSTLAFTVDYSFAPLDYQGQTDAFSLSVVF, encoded by the coding sequence ATGAAAAAAACAGCAATCATCACCCTTTTTATAGCGGTTTTCGCCGGGAATCTCCGCGCGGAATACGGGATGTCCAGTATCCCGGTGTTTATGATAGAAAACTATGTCGCCCGTTCGCTGGGAATGGCGGACTGCGGGCTGACGGTCAAGGGCGACGTGAACTTTATCACGGTCAACCCGGCGTCGATGGCGCGCGTCAAGCTCGTGAGCTTCGGCGCGTCCCGGATGACATGGCTCTTCGGCTCGGCCTATAACGCGTTCAACTTCGCCCTGCCGATACCGTCTAAATACAACTCCGCGGGCGTGATCGGGCTGACCGCCGCGCTCTTTACTATCGACGGGTTCGACGCGACTGTCAACGGCATCTCGCAGGGGATTATGAACTCCGGCGACTTTATGGCCGGGGTGACCTACGCGAATAACCTGTTCGCGCCGTTCGATAATATTCTCGCCGATCAGCAGCATCTCGATATGGGCGTAACCGTGAAATTCGCGCAGGCACAACTCGCGGACTATACCGCGTACAGCCTCGCGTTCGACGTGGGGGTGACCTACTCGCTGAAGGTGAAGAATTTTACCGATTTTCTCGACGTCCGCCAGTTCAAGGGCGAGACCAACCTGACCGATACGTTAACCTTCTCCGCGGGGCTGAAGAATCTCGCGCTCAGCCTGAAGGGATTCACCGATAACGGGCAAGTACAGTCGCCGTGGTATTTCGGGTTCGGGGCGGCGTATGTCGTGTTCGATAACGACCGGCATGTCGGAACGGCGATGATGGAGGTCCGCAAACCGAGCGATAACATATGGATGCTCGCGGCGGGCGCGGAATACTCGTATAAGAACACGATCTTCGTGAGAGGGGGATATAAGATAGTGGGGAAAGATTATGAAGGATTCAGCTTCGGATTGGGGCTGAACTTCGAGGTGACCAGTACGCTGGCGTTCACGGTAGATTACTCGTTCGCCCCGCTGGATTACCAGGGACAGACGGACGCGTTTTCGCTGTCCGTTGTGTTCTAA